The DNA window GAGTTAACCTCTCATCAAGTTTCTGGTCTAGAGTTTTCTGGAAACACATTCTCCTGGCCAGGAGCTCCCCAGATAGGATCAGAAAGAGAGACAGTAAGTGGAAAGGAAGATAAGCTAAGAATGTGCTTTGGGTAAGAAATCCCAGCCCCAGGAGAAGTCTGGGCTGTGGCATTAGGGGCGAGGGTGGCCTTCAGTGGGAGGTAGTCAGAGTGTCTGAGGTAGAAGACCCCGGAGAAGGAACGCAGGGTGAGGAGCTGGACTTTTCCGAGGATTCCTCGGTCTTTTCGTCGCTTCCAGGTGGGGTAGCAGGAGAGATGGGCAACAGCCCTTCCTTTTCACGTTTCTTCTGCTTCATTCGGCGATTCTGAAACCAGATCTTCACCTGGGTCTCATTGAGCTGCAGAGAAGCGGCGATCTCCACCCTGCGGGCACGCGTCAGGTACTTGTTGAAGTGGAATTCCTTCTCCAGCTCCGTGAGCTGCTTGGTGGTGAAGTTGGTGCGCACTGCGTTGGGTTGACCCACGTAGCCATACTCTCCAACTTTCCCTGAGGTAAAGTAGGAATCCATTAGAGGAAAAggtaaaaattctaaaattgcTAAGAGATCCTCTACACGCTTCAGAGCAACACTCAGGGGGTAGATCAAGAACTTCTCCACACAAACCCAGCTGAGGAGTGTGAATGATGAGGTGTAAAATGTTAACCTGAAGTCAGCCATTAGCTTGGTCAGACCCATGATTAATGAAGTCTGGAGATATTAACAACACCATCACCACCAACACTCCCCCGCCcccaacacacacatgcacacacaggctTCCTACTTCCAGAACACTTAAATCAACCTCAGCCCATTTGAAAACACATCAGTACGAAAGACTCCTTTGCCCCAATACACCTGGTACACTCTTCCCACACCCTACAGCGCGAGTCGAAAGCAAGAAGCTTTctaaaaaaatcattattaaaTTTCTTCGGAAACTAAGTGAACCAGCTCATCAAGACTTATCCACTTGTCGGCAGGACTGACCTGTTTTGGGAGGATTTCTTTTGACTTTCATCCAGTCAAAGGTCTGCGCTGGAGAAGACGTCTCCGACGCAGGGGAGCGACAGGCTTCTTGGTGGCTGGCGTGGAGAGGGGACAAGGAGTTATTATACGTGGCCAGGGTCAGGCTCTGGTGCTCTTGTCCATATGAGTGGTGAATGTACTGAGGCGAGCCCACTGTGCCCCCAGCATAaccctggtggtggtggtgatgctgGACCATGGGAGATGAGAGATTTCCAGAGTAAACAGCGGAAGCGCACGGGGAGTACCCACCACTTACGTCTGCTTCCTGATTTAACCCATAGGGGCCGTAAGGCGCACCGAAGTTCTGCGCGCCGTAGCTTGGACCACAACCCGAGTGGGAGTAGGACACCCCCAGGTTCCCAGAAGTCTGGTAAGTGGCCggctgggggtggtggtggtggtggtggtggtggtgatggtggtgtggCGAGCTGATCTGCACACCCCTGCCCACAAGAAAGCGGTCGTCGCCGCTGCAGCTGTTGGCACTGACCGCACACGACTGGAAAGTTGTAATCCCATGATCGGAGGGGTAGGCTCGCGCTGAGCAGGTCCCCGAATCACCACTGCTAAGTATAGGGTATTCCAGGAAGGAGCTCATTCTTGCATTGTCCATCTGTCACTGAGCGACCGGGTCCTGCGAAGCCCTGGGTGATCGTGCCAACTTTCTCACTTCCTCCATGGGGCCGGAGAAGAAAAATGATATGAATGTACAGTGCGCACGAGGGGGGGCCAGAGGG is part of the Callospermophilus lateralis isolate mCalLat2 chromosome 1, mCalLat2.hap1, whole genome shotgun sequence genome and encodes:
- the Hoxa1 gene encoding homeobox protein Hox-A1; this encodes MDNARMSSFLEYPILSSGDSGTCSARAYPSDHGITTFQSCAVSANSCSGDDRFLVGRGVQISSPHHHHHHHHHHHHPQPATYQTSGNLGVSYSHSGCGPSYGAQNFGAPYGPYGLNQEADVSGGYSPCASAVYSGNLSSPMVQHHHHHQGYAGGTVGSPQYIHHSYGQEHQSLTLATYNNSLSPLHASHQEACRSPASETSSPAQTFDWMKVKRNPPKTGKVGEYGYVGQPNAVRTNFTTKQLTELEKEFHFNKYLTRARRVEIAASLQLNETQVKIWFQNRRMKQKKREKEGLLPISPATPPGSDEKTEESSEKSSSSPCVPSPGSSTSDTLTTSH